A single region of the Aurantiacibacter sp. MUD11 genome encodes:
- a CDS encoding ABC transporter, translating to MPRASKLPRLLAGLAAMLLAATSAHADDVAEAPARDSLALMGTVPIYWGEAGGLDELISGDGQTHWAREVIAQHGEPVPLDYLSQEALAQHRNLLMAQPRGLSPEENVALDAWVRGGGRLLLFADPMMTGESRFHIGDRRRPQDVALLSPILAHWGLELSFDPAQAAGLQLADHFGDPLPVNMRGEWRYVEAEADQPCNIPGDGLLAHCRLGAGQALLVADAAMLDIAGPYDHAENALAWLIGHALGMARENPRAIGDSMRDRPGNETISSEMSQESARD from the coding sequence ATGCCCCGCGCCAGTAAGCTGCCGCGCCTGCTGGCAGGGCTGGCGGCAATGCTGCTCGCCGCCACGTCAGCCCATGCCGACGATGTCGCCGAAGCGCCTGCGCGCGACAGCCTGGCGCTGATGGGCACCGTGCCGATCTACTGGGGCGAAGCCGGTGGCCTCGATGAACTGATTTCCGGCGACGGGCAGACGCACTGGGCGCGCGAGGTAATCGCGCAGCATGGCGAGCCAGTACCGCTGGACTACCTCTCGCAAGAGGCGCTCGCGCAGCATCGCAACCTGCTGATGGCGCAGCCGCGCGGCCTTTCGCCCGAAGAGAACGTCGCGCTCGACGCCTGGGTGCGAGGCGGCGGCCGGCTGCTGCTGTTCGCGGACCCGATGATGACCGGCGAATCCCGCTTCCATATCGGCGATCGTCGCCGTCCGCAGGACGTGGCGCTGCTGTCGCCGATCCTCGCCCATTGGGGCCTGGAGCTCAGCTTTGACCCGGCGCAGGCCGCGGGGCTGCAGCTGGCGGACCATTTCGGCGACCCGCTGCCGGTGAACATGCGCGGCGAATGGCGCTATGTCGAAGCCGAGGCCGACCAGCCGTGCAACATCCCCGGCGATGGCCTGCTGGCGCATTGCCGCCTCGGGGCAGGGCAGGCGTTGCTGGTGGCCGATGCCGCCATGCTGGATATCGCCGGTCCCTACGACCACGCGGAAAACGCGCTCGCCTGGCTGATCGGGCACGCATTGGGGATGGCGCGGGAAAATCCGCGTGCAATTGGCGATTCCATGCGGGATAGGCCGGGAAATGAGACAATT
- a CDS encoding cysteine synthase A: protein MTQLPVRQTTLDLIGKTPLVLLKGPSEAAGCEIWGKCEFANPGASVKDRAALWIIRDAEARGELKPGGTVVEGTAGNTGIGIALVANALGYKCVIVMPDNQSKEKMDTLRALGAELVTVPPTKFADPNHFVHTSRRIAEETENAVWANQFDNIANRRAHIEGTAPEIWEQMDGRVDGFTCAVGTGGTLAGVAMGLKEKDENVRIALTDPYGAALFNYYACGELKAEGSSVAEGIGQGRITANLEGAPIDTQFRMSDEEGMEWVARLLREEGLCLGLSSGINVAGAVALGRQLVAEGVENPRIATILCDTGFRYLSTLYNADWLREKGLPVFDWLGSDSQD from the coding sequence ATGACCCAGTTGCCTGTTCGCCAAACGACGCTCGACCTTATCGGCAAGACCCCGCTCGTGCTGCTCAAGGGGCCCAGCGAGGCCGCCGGCTGCGAGATCTGGGGCAAGTGCGAGTTCGCCAATCCCGGCGCGTCCGTAAAGGATCGCGCGGCCCTGTGGATCATCCGCGATGCCGAGGCGCGCGGAGAGCTGAAGCCGGGCGGCACGGTGGTCGAGGGCACGGCCGGCAACACCGGCATCGGCATCGCGCTGGTGGCCAATGCGCTTGGCTACAAGTGCGTGATCGTGATGCCGGACAACCAGTCCAAGGAAAAGATGGACACGTTGCGCGCGCTAGGCGCGGAGCTGGTGACGGTGCCGCCGACCAAGTTCGCCGATCCCAACCACTTCGTCCACACCAGCCGCCGCATCGCCGAGGAAACCGAGAACGCGGTCTGGGCCAACCAGTTCGACAATATCGCCAACCGCCGCGCCCATATCGAGGGCACCGCGCCGGAAATCTGGGAGCAGATGGACGGCCGGGTGGATGGCTTTACCTGCGCCGTGGGCACCGGCGGCACGCTGGCCGGCGTCGCCATGGGGCTGAAGGAAAAGGACGAGAACGTTCGTATCGCGCTGACCGATCCCTACGGTGCGGCGCTGTTCAACTACTATGCCTGTGGCGAGCTGAAGGCCGAAGGCTCCTCGGTGGCCGAGGGCATCGGGCAAGGGCGCATCACCGCCAACCTGGAGGGCGCGCCGATCGATACCCAGTTCCGCATGTCGGACGAGGAAGGCATGGAATGGGTCGCCCGGCTGCTGCGCGAGGAAGGGCTGTGCCTGGGCCTGTCCAGCGGCATCAACGTGGCCGGTGCCGTGGCGCTGGGCCGCCAGCTGGTGGCCGAAGGCGTGGAGAACCCGCGCATTGCCACCATCCTGTGCGACACCGGCTTCCGTTACCTATCCACGCTCTACAACGCCGATTGGCTGCGCGAGAAGGGCCTGCCGGTGTTCGACTGGTTAGGTTCAGATTCGCAGGACTAG
- a CDS encoding 2Fe-2S iron-sulfur cluster-binding protein, with product MPKLTVVTRSGEESTIEVDNGLTVMEAIRDNGFDELLALCGGCCSCATCHVHVDPAFKDKLPEMSVDEDDLLDSSDHRDENSRLSCQIPFTPELDGMKVTIAEED from the coding sequence ATGCCCAAGCTGACCGTCGTCACCCGCTCCGGCGAGGAATCCACCATCGAGGTCGACAACGGCCTGACCGTGATGGAAGCCATCCGCGACAACGGCTTTGACGAGCTGCTGGCGCTGTGTGGCGGCTGCTGTTCCTGCGCCACCTGCCACGTGCACGTGGACCCGGCCTTCAAGGACAAGCTGCCGGAAATGAGCGTGGACGAAGACGACCTGCTCGATTCCAGCGACCACCGCGACGAGAACTCGCGCCTGTCGTGCCAGATCCCCTTCACGCCCGAGCTCGACGGCATGAAGGTGACCATCGCCGAAGAAGATTGA
- a CDS encoding DNA-3-methyladenine glycosylase family protein: MGLSAQQIQYSLDAVASREAKIAAALEKAGYPEPRIRPTGYKTLLRTIVGQQVSVAAASSMWNKLEAELGADFKPTCLLERDFDTLRACGLSRQKQGYARSLCELVAAGEVDFDNLPEDDEEAISELTKIKGIGRWSAEIYLLFAEGRPDIWPAGDLAVMAGIGKILGMEERPDEKATRALAEDWRPHRGATAIFTWHCYNNPAL, translated from the coding sequence ATGGGCCTTAGCGCGCAGCAGATACAATACAGCCTTGATGCGGTGGCCAGCCGCGAGGCGAAGATCGCCGCCGCGCTGGAGAAGGCGGGCTACCCGGAACCGCGCATCCGCCCGACCGGATACAAGACCCTGCTGCGCACCATCGTCGGCCAGCAGGTAAGCGTGGCGGCAGCCAGCAGCATGTGGAACAAGCTGGAGGCCGAGCTGGGCGCGGATTTCAAGCCGACCTGCCTGCTCGAACGCGATTTCGACACGCTGCGCGCCTGCGGCCTTTCGCGCCAGAAGCAGGGCTATGCCCGGTCCCTGTGCGAGCTGGTGGCGGCGGGCGAAGTGGACTTCGACAACCTGCCCGAAGACGACGAAGAAGCCATCTCCGAGCTGACCAAGATCAAGGGCATCGGCCGCTGGTCAGCCGAAATCTACCTGCTGTTCGCCGAGGGTCGCCCCGACATCTGGCCGGCAGGCGACCTCGCCGTAATGGCCGGCATCGGCAAGATCCTCGGCATGGAAGAACGCCCCGACGAAAAGGCCACCCGCGCCCTCGCCGAAGACTGGCGCCCGCACCGCGGCGCGACAGCGATCTTCACCTGGCATTGCTACAACAATCCGGCGCTCTAG
- a CDS encoding S9 family peptidase, translating to MTDTAATRVADTPLIPRDHLFGNPARSQGKVSPDGKWVSWMAPWEGVMNVWMAPADDPDNPRRMTSAKDRPIPGYSWAPDSQSLLYVRDKEGDENYLLYQVGVAEGAEEKCLTPFEETRAQVVGFSRTIKDKLLLGINNRDARFHDIYLLHLATGELELVFENNEWAGFEADDSLTLRWAVRQNAEGGTDMHEIVDGKVAEEPRERTGLDDALTTGIGGYTTDGSILYWIDSRGRNTGALFAEDTKTGERTLIAEHDKADIGGTLMHRDTGVVQAWTATYLRTEHHAIDPDIGAALDWLRERLDGDFGVMSRTDDDRRWLVWNDPLTTPTACYLFDRDAMSLTKFYTTWPQLEGAPLQPMHPREITSRDGLTLPSYLTLPPQSDPDSDGVPDAPVPMVLVVHGGPWARDAYGYNRTHQWLANRGYAVLSVNFRGSTGFGKNFISAGDKQWAGKMHDDLIDAVEWAISEGIAERDKVAIMGGSYGGYATLVGLTFTPEVFACGVDIVGPSNLETLLETIPPYWEPMVKQFHERMGDPSMPEGKEFLQSISPLYKAKDITKPLLIGQGANDPRVKQAESDQIVEAMERHDVPVTYVLFPDEGHGFHRPENNIAFNAIAENFLAECIGGRAEPVHDVLNASTAQIPTGREHVKGLSAL from the coding sequence ATGACCGATACCGCCGCCACCCGCGTAGCCGACACCCCGCTGATCCCGCGCGATCACCTGTTCGGCAATCCCGCCCGCTCGCAGGGCAAGGTCAGCCCGGATGGCAAGTGGGTCAGCTGGATGGCGCCGTGGGAAGGCGTGATGAACGTGTGGATGGCCCCGGCCGACGATCCCGACAACCCGCGCCGCATGACCAGCGCCAAGGATCGCCCGATCCCCGGCTACAGCTGGGCGCCCGACAGCCAGAGCCTGCTCTACGTACGCGACAAGGAAGGCGACGAGAACTACCTGCTCTACCAGGTCGGCGTGGCCGAGGGAGCAGAGGAAAAGTGCCTCACGCCGTTCGAGGAAACCCGCGCGCAGGTCGTCGGCTTTTCGCGCACCATCAAGGACAAGCTGCTGCTGGGCATCAACAACCGTGATGCGCGCTTCCACGATATCTACCTGCTGCACCTGGCCACGGGCGAGTTGGAGCTGGTGTTCGAGAACAACGAATGGGCCGGGTTCGAGGCGGACGACAGCCTGACCTTGCGGTGGGCCGTGCGGCAGAATGCCGAAGGCGGCACCGACATGCACGAGATCGTCGACGGCAAGGTGGCCGAAGAACCGCGCGAGCGCACCGGGCTGGACGATGCGCTGACCACCGGCATCGGCGGCTACACCACTGATGGCTCGATCCTCTACTGGATCGACAGCCGCGGGCGGAACACCGGCGCGCTGTTTGCCGAGGACACCAAGACCGGCGAGCGCACGCTGATTGCAGAGCACGACAAGGCGGACATCGGCGGCACGCTGATGCACCGCGACACCGGCGTGGTGCAGGCCTGGACCGCGACTTACCTGCGCACCGAGCACCATGCCATCGACCCGGATATCGGCGCCGCGCTGGACTGGCTGCGCGAGCGGCTGGACGGCGATTTCGGCGTCATGTCGCGCACCGATGACGATCGCCGCTGGCTGGTGTGGAACGACCCGCTAACCACGCCCACAGCCTGTTACCTGTTCGATCGCGACGCGATGTCGCTGACGAAATTCTACACCACCTGGCCGCAGCTCGAAGGCGCGCCGCTGCAACCGATGCACCCGCGCGAGATCACCTCGCGCGACGGCCTGACACTGCCCAGCTACCTCACCCTGCCGCCGCAGAGCGATCCTGATAGCGACGGCGTGCCCGATGCCCCGGTGCCGATGGTGCTGGTGGTCCACGGCGGCCCCTGGGCGCGCGATGCCTATGGCTACAACCGCACCCACCAGTGGCTGGCCAATCGCGGCTATGCCGTGTTGTCGGTCAACTTCCGTGGCTCGACCGGCTTCGGCAAGAACTTCATCAGCGCCGGCGACAAGCAGTGGGCGGGCAAGATGCATGACGACCTGATCGACGCAGTCGAATGGGCCATTTCCGAAGGTATCGCCGAACGCGACAAGGTGGCCATCATGGGCGGCAGCTATGGCGGCTATGCCACGCTGGTGGGCCTCACCTTCACGCCGGAGGTCTTTGCCTGCGGCGTCGACATCGTCGGCCCGTCCAACCTCGAGACGCTGCTGGAAACCATTCCGCCCTACTGGGAGCCGATGGTGAAGCAGTTCCACGAACGCATGGGCGATCCCTCCATGCCGGAAGGCAAGGAATTCCTCCAGTCGATCAGCCCGCTGTACAAGGCGAAGGACATCACCAAGCCGCTGCTGATCGGCCAGGGCGCCAACGATCCGCGCGTGAAGCAGGCGGAAAGCGACCAGATCGTGGAGGCGATGGAGCGGCACGACGTACCGGTCACCTATGTGCTCTTCCCCGACGAGGGCCACGGCTTCCACCGCCCGGAGAACAACATCGCCTTCAACGCCATCGCCGAGAATTTCCTGGCGGAATGTATCGGCGGCCGGGCGGAGCCGGTGCACGACGTGCTCAACGCCTCGACCGCGCAGATCCCCACCGGCCGCGAGCACGTGAAGGGGCTCTCCGCGCTCTAG
- a CDS encoding SDR family oxidoreductase: protein MTLRKSIFITGGGSGIGRAVAQRFAREGWFVGLGDIDQAGMEETASLLPEGASFIHRFDVREPEGWDTALAAFAEAAGGRINVLANNAGVPLGGSLHDLTREEIDRTLAINLNGVIYGARAAYPYLKAAAPDACLINTSSSAAFHGQAGMTIYCASKFGVRAITESLDIEWSRDGIRVCDVMPGFIDTPLLAHTSHAASNVSVRERVVATGLEFTPVEEVAETFWRAVHGGKMHNPVGKIAHTLARASRWTPSYIRYRARKMLAAGLRPMG from the coding sequence ATGACCTTGCGCAAGAGCATCTTCATAACCGGCGGCGGCAGCGGCATCGGCCGCGCCGTGGCGCAGCGCTTTGCCCGCGAGGGCTGGTTCGTTGGCCTGGGCGACATCGACCAGGCGGGGATGGAGGAAACCGCATCCTTGCTGCCCGAAGGCGCCAGTTTCATCCACCGCTTCGACGTGCGCGAACCCGAAGGCTGGGATACCGCGCTAGCCGCCTTTGCCGAGGCTGCCGGGGGGCGGATCAACGTTCTCGCCAACAATGCCGGCGTGCCGCTGGGCGGTTCGCTGCACGATCTCACCCGCGAGGAAATCGACCGCACGCTGGCGATCAACCTCAATGGCGTGATCTACGGTGCGCGGGCCGCCTATCCCTACCTCAAGGCCGCCGCGCCCGATGCCTGCCTGATCAACACGAGCAGCTCCGCCGCCTTCCACGGACAGGCGGGCATGACGATCTACTGCGCCAGCAAGTTCGGCGTGCGGGCGATTACCGAAAGCCTCGACATCGAATGGTCGCGCGACGGCATCCGCGTCTGCGACGTGATGCCCGGCTTCATCGACACGCCGCTGCTGGCCCACACCAGCCATGCTGCCAGCAATGTCTCGGTGCGCGAGCGCGTGGTGGCGACCGGGCTGGAATTCACGCCGGTGGAGGAAGTCGCCGAAACCTTCTGGCGCGCGGTTCACGGCGGGAAGATGCACAACCCCGTCGGCAAGATCGCGCATACGCTGGCCCGCGCCTCGCGCTGGACACCGTCCTACATCCGTTACCGCGCGCGCAAGATGCTGGCCGCCGGCCTCCGGCCGATGGGTTGA
- a CDS encoding SDR family oxidoreductase — MQKSIFITGGASGIGRAIAQHFAREGWLVGIADRNAQGLEETKGLLPEGQCHTYTFDVTDRAGWEAALGDFAGKAGGRINVLANNAGLPSGGPLTEITHEELDLLLDVNLRAVFYGAKAAFEHLKAAAPDACLLNTASAAAIYGVANQSVYGATKAGVRSMTESLEAEWAVHGIKVRSIMPSFIDTPLLQNPPNRSRNTTIREAVVKAGFEFTPVEEVAREAWNAVHGNDTHKIIGKTAKKMKRAAKWFPGYLRRRAIALAEAHERAEGRPAKG, encoded by the coding sequence ATGCAGAAAAGCATTTTCATCACCGGCGGCGCCTCGGGCATCGGCCGCGCCATCGCGCAGCACTTCGCCCGCGAAGGCTGGCTGGTGGGCATTGCCGACCGCAATGCGCAAGGGCTGGAAGAGACCAAGGGCCTGCTGCCCGAGGGCCAGTGCCACACCTACACCTTCGACGTGACCGACCGCGCCGGCTGGGAAGCGGCGCTGGGCGATTTCGCGGGCAAGGCAGGCGGCAGGATCAACGTGCTGGCCAACAATGCCGGGCTGCCCAGCGGCGGCCCGCTGACCGAGATTACCCACGAAGAGCTGGACCTGCTGCTCGACGTGAACCTGCGCGCGGTATTCTACGGCGCCAAGGCCGCGTTCGAGCACCTGAAGGCCGCCGCGCCCGACGCCTGCCTGCTCAACACCGCCAGCGCGGCCGCGATCTACGGCGTCGCCAACCAGAGCGTCTACGGCGCGACCAAGGCGGGCGTGCGCTCGATGACCGAAAGCCTCGAGGCCGAGTGGGCCGTGCACGGCATCAAGGTGCGCTCGATCATGCCCAGCTTCATCGACACCCCGCTGCTGCAGAACCCGCCCAACCGCAGCCGCAACACCACCATCCGCGAGGCGGTGGTGAAGGCCGGCTTCGAATTCACTCCGGTGGAAGAGGTTGCCCGGGAAGCGTGGAACGCCGTCCACGGAAACGACACGCACAAGATAATCGGCAAGACCGCGAAGAAGATGAAGCGCGCCGCGAAGTGGTTCCCCGGCTACCTGCGCCGCCGCGCCATCGCGCTGGCCGAGGCACACGAGCGCGCCGAGGGTCGCCCGGCCAAGGGCTAG
- a CDS encoding DUF1697 domain-containing protein — protein sequence MTAWIALLRAVNVGGTGKIEMARLRAAAEGAGLGGVRSYIASGNLVFSGPDDVEQVRALLTKAIAQEFGASPEIILRTGAQMAAVAARNPFPAAPGNKVIVIFTGGEVSTAGLRHQADEEVRAGEDELFVHYPSGQGQSKLVVPAAKEGTGRNMNTVAKLAAMAAEIA from the coding sequence GTGACGGCCTGGATCGCCCTGCTGCGGGCGGTGAATGTCGGCGGCACAGGCAAGATCGAGATGGCGCGGCTGCGCGCTGCTGCCGAAGGGGCCGGGCTGGGCGGGGTGCGCAGCTATATCGCCAGCGGCAATCTCGTCTTCTCCGGTCCGGATGACGTGGAGCAGGTGCGGGCCCTGCTGACCAAGGCAATCGCGCAGGAATTCGGCGCCAGTCCGGAGATCATCCTGCGCACGGGTGCACAAATGGCAGCAGTCGCAGCGCGCAACCCCTTTCCCGCTGCGCCGGGCAACAAGGTGATCGTGATCTTCACCGGCGGCGAGGTTTCGACAGCTGGCCTGCGTCACCAGGCGGACGAGGAAGTCCGCGCCGGCGAGGACGAGCTCTTCGTCCACTACCCGTCGGGGCAGGGGCAGTCGAAGCTGGTCGTCCCCGCCGCGAAGGAGGGGACGGGGCGCAACATGAACACGGTGGCTAAGTTGGCCGCGATGGCCGCCGAAATCGCCTAG
- a CDS encoding 4a-hydroxytetrahydrobiopterin dehydratase: MAVEKLTQSAAEEALKGLDGWEFDRDGDAIRKLFTFADFSEAWGFMNRVALIAEKADHHPEWSNVYNRVDITLTTHDADGLSERDLRMAHAIEAL, encoded by the coding sequence ATGGCGGTCGAGAAACTGACACAGAGCGCGGCAGAAGAGGCACTGAAGGGCCTCGACGGCTGGGAATTCGACCGCGACGGGGACGCTATCCGCAAGCTTTTCACCTTTGCCGACTTCAGCGAGGCATGGGGCTTCATGAACCGCGTGGCGCTGATCGCGGAAAAGGCCGACCACCATCCCGAATGGTCCAACGTCTACAACCGCGTCGACATCACGCTGACCACGCATGACGCCGATGGCCTGTCCGAACGCGACCTAAGGATGGCGCACGCGATCGAGGCGCTGTGA
- the ccmA gene encoding heme ABC exporter ATP-binding protein CcmA, which translates to MEVPRLAASDLACRRGERLLFVGLGLELASGEACHVTGPNGTGKSSLIRILAGLLRPYHGTLERHGSTALLDQTLALDEHLPLGRALGFWGKLDAPASDVTDRLGLADLLDVPVRYLSTGQRKRAALARLLGQQAQVWLLDEPLNGLDREAVSLVEALVAEHCAGGGIALVASHQPIAVPDMTVLHLPDFIPAEEPA; encoded by the coding sequence ATGGAAGTGCCACGCCTTGCCGCGAGTGATCTTGCCTGCCGCCGCGGCGAGCGGCTGCTGTTCGTCGGCCTCGGGCTGGAGCTGGCGAGCGGCGAGGCCTGCCACGTCACCGGGCCGAACGGCACGGGCAAGTCCAGCCTGATCCGCATCCTCGCCGGACTGCTGCGTCCCTATCACGGGACGCTGGAGCGCCATGGCAGCACCGCCCTGCTCGACCAGACGCTGGCGCTTGACGAACACCTGCCACTGGGCCGCGCGCTGGGCTTCTGGGGCAAGCTCGACGCGCCGGCGTCGGACGTCACCGACCGCCTTGGCCTTGCCGACCTGCTCGACGTGCCGGTGCGCTATCTCTCGACCGGCCAGCGCAAGCGCGCCGCCCTCGCCCGGCTGCTGGGCCAGCAGGCGCAGGTGTGGCTGCTCGACGAGCCGCTCAACGGGCTGGACCGCGAGGCGGTGAGCCTGGTCGAGGCGCTGGTGGCCGAACACTGCGCTGGCGGAGGCATTGCGCTGGTCGCCAGCCACCAGCCGATTGCGGTGCCGGACATGACCGTTCTGCACCTGCCCGACTTCATCCCCGCCGAGGAACCGGCATGA
- a CDS encoding heme exporter protein CcmB, whose protein sequence is MSALGPLLRRDLAMLLPGAQRGNTLLPLLFFLAVAMLYPFAIGPNPNLLAATGGGVIWMAALLAAILPLDRLLAPDLENGFFDQWALRGISEETVVAVRLLAHWLSFGPFLMLAALPASALLGIDAQTLHTVELGLLAGTPGLAAIGIIIAAVTVGLRGGGAALSGLLVIPLAVPLLIFGAGSLSTGGESGIALTAAISLVLVAMAPFAGGAAIRASREA, encoded by the coding sequence ATGAGCGCGCTCGGCCCCCTGCTGCGGCGCGATCTCGCCATGCTGCTGCCCGGCGCGCAGCGCGGCAACACGCTGCTGCCGCTGCTGTTCTTCCTCGCCGTGGCCATGCTCTATCCCTTCGCAATCGGCCCCAATCCCAACCTGCTGGCCGCGACCGGCGGCGGGGTTATCTGGATGGCAGCGCTGCTCGCCGCCATCCTTCCGCTCGACCGCCTGCTGGCACCCGACCTGGAGAACGGCTTCTTCGACCAGTGGGCGCTGCGCGGCATATCGGAGGAAACGGTCGTGGCCGTTCGCCTACTCGCGCACTGGCTCAGCTTCGGACCGTTCCTGATGCTCGCCGCCCTGCCCGCCAGCGCGCTGCTGGGAATAGATGCACAGACGCTGCACACGGTCGAACTGGGGCTGCTGGCGGGGACGCCCGGCCTTGCTGCCATCGGTATCATCATTGCCGCCGTCACCGTGGGCCTGCGCGGCGGCGGAGCGGCGCTGTCGGGCCTGCTGGTCATCCCGCTGGCGGTGCCGCTGCTGATCTTCGGCGCGGGCAGCCTGTCGACCGGCGGCGAGAGCGGCATCGCGCTCACTGCCGCCATCAGCCTGGTGCTAGTCGCCATGGCTCCCTTCGCCGGCGGTGCGGCCATCCGCGCCAGCCGCGAGGCCTGA
- a CDS encoding GIY-YIG nuclease family protein encodes MNASLKAILPDGHDGEMPRVSGAYLLSITLDAPVSGTLRGTPYGLEAGEYLYAGSANGPGGIAARVARHMRRDKQPHWHVDALTVTASKVTALAFPGGSECELMQRLLESGLAQIAIKGFGSSDCRSCEAHLARLVSTAGGNPHAAG; translated from the coding sequence GTGAACGCTAGCCTCAAGGCGATCCTTCCGGACGGCCACGACGGCGAAATGCCGCGCGTCAGCGGTGCCTACCTGCTGTCGATAACGCTCGACGCACCGGTGTCGGGTACATTGCGCGGCACGCCCTACGGACTGGAGGCTGGCGAATATCTCTATGCCGGCAGCGCCAATGGCCCCGGTGGCATCGCGGCACGGGTGGCGCGGCACATGCGGCGCGACAAGCAGCCGCACTGGCACGTCGATGCGCTGACCGTGACGGCCTCCAAGGTCACCGCGCTCGCCTTTCCCGGCGGCAGCGAATGCGAGCTGATGCAACGGCTGCTGGAGAGCGGCCTCGCGCAAATAGCCATCAAGGGCTTCGGTAGCAGCGATTGCCGGTCGTGCGAGGCGCACCTCGCGCGGCTGGTCAGTACGGCGGGTGGAAATCCTCACGCCGCAGGGTGA
- a CDS encoding c-type cytochrome has product MMRIAAGVGAMALLAACQTAQPGVAEVDPEGHALAQAACAGCHSVEPYGLSPNPDAPEWPVIANTPGLTRETLTTWLVEAHNYPEQMDFYLEEDEVELLVNYMLTLRREDFHPPY; this is encoded by the coding sequence ATGATGCGCATCGCCGCCGGTGTTGGAGCCATGGCCCTGCTGGCGGCCTGCCAGACCGCGCAGCCCGGGGTCGCCGAAGTCGATCCCGAGGGCCACGCGCTGGCTCAGGCGGCCTGCGCCGGATGCCATTCGGTGGAGCCTTACGGCCTCTCGCCCAACCCGGACGCGCCCGAATGGCCGGTCATTGCCAATACGCCCGGCCTCACGCGCGAAACGCTGACCACCTGGCTGGTGGAAGCGCACAATTATCCGGAGCAGATGGATTTCTACCTCGAGGAAGACGAGGTGGAGCTGCTGGTGAACTACATGCTCACCCTGCGGCGTGAGGATTTCCACCCGCCGTACTGA
- the map gene encoding type I methionyl aminopeptidase, whose amino-acid sequence MTEYQHVTEDMSVYRDGTIKLHGPEGYEGMRKAGRLAAEILDELTERVVPGVTTAELDRVVREMTLDAGAVPATMGYRGFAHSCCTSINHVVCHGIPADKRLKDGDIVNIDVTPLLDGWHGDTSRMFMVGDVPLKAKKLVEVTYECLMIGIAEARPGARLGDIGAAIQQHAERQRYGVVREFCGHGLGRLFHDAPEVVHAARAGTGPVLKPGMFMTIEPMINLGRPHVKLLNDGWTAVTRDKSLSAQFEHSIGITEDGCEIFTKSPKGLDKPPYGAAA is encoded by the coding sequence ATGACCGAATACCAGCACGTAACCGAAGACATGTCCGTCTATCGCGACGGCACCATCAAGCTGCACGGGCCGGAAGGCTACGAAGGGATGCGCAAGGCCGGCCGCCTGGCCGCCGAGATCCTCGACGAGCTGACCGAGCGCGTGGTGCCGGGTGTCACCACGGCAGAGCTTGACCGTGTGGTGCGCGAGATGACGCTGGACGCCGGCGCTGTGCCGGCGACCATGGGCTATCGCGGTTTCGCCCATTCGTGCTGCACCAGCATCAACCATGTGGTCTGCCACGGCATCCCGGCGGACAAGCGGCTGAAGGACGGCGACATCGTCAATATCGACGTCACCCCGCTGCTCGACGGCTGGCACGGCGACACCAGCCGCATGTTCATGGTCGGCGACGTGCCGCTGAAGGCGAAGAAGCTGGTCGAGGTGACCTACGAATGCCTGATGATCGGCATTGCCGAGGCGCGCCCCGGTGCGCGGCTGGGCGATATCGGCGCGGCCATCCAGCAGCATGCCGAACGCCAGCGTTACGGCGTGGTGCGGGAATTCTGCGGCCACGGCCTTGGCCGCCTGTTCCACGATGCGCCCGAAGTGGTCCACGCTGCCCGCGCCGGAACGGGTCCGGTGCTGAAGCCGGGCATGTTCATGACCATCGAACCGATGATCAACCTTGGCCGCCCGCACGTGAAGCTGCTCAACGACGGCTGGACCGCGGTGACCCGCGACAAGAGCCTGTCGGCGCAGTTCGAGCACTCGATCGGCATTACCGAGGACGGCTGCGAGATCTTCACCAAGAGCCCGAAGGGGCTGGACAAACCACCTTACGGAGCCGCCGCATGA